In one window of Henckelia pumila isolate YLH828 chromosome 1, ASM3356847v2, whole genome shotgun sequence DNA:
- the LOC140878245 gene encoding protein BUD31 homolog 2-like, with protein sequence MPKVETSRLKYPEGWELIEPTLRELQAKMREAENDPNDGKRKCEALWPIFKIAHQKSRYIFEQRNEISKELYEFCLDQGYADRNLIAKWKKPGYERLCCIKCIQPWDHNFQTTCVCRVPTHSREEKVIECVHCGCKGCASGD encoded by the exons ATGCCTAAGGTGGAGACCAGCCGTTTGAAGTACCCAGAAGGTTGGGAGTTGATTGAGCCTACTCTACGTGAACTGCAGGCCAAAATGAGAGAAG CGGAGAATGATCCGAATGATGGGAAAAGAAAATGTGAGGCCTTATGGCCTATTTTTAAAATAGCCCATCAGAAGAGTCGATACATTTTCGAGCAGAGGAACGAAATCTCCAAGGAATTGTATGAGTTCTGCTTGGATCAGGGATATGCAGATCGGAATTTAATTGCTAAGTGGAAGAAG CCTGGTTATGAAAGGCTTTGCTGTATAAAGTGCATCCAACCCTGGGACCATAACTTCCAGACCACATGCGTGTGCCGAGTCCCCACGCATTCACGAGAGGAGAAGGTTATAGAATGTGTTCACTGTGGCTGCAAGGGTTGCGCTAGCGGAGATTAA
- the LOC140878151 gene encoding serine/threonine-protein kinase KIPK2-like, giving the protein MGSFSRSCEIVEVKDDPNLVRRQNREQKPPILKKGPSKGLENDINKLFEAVNLRTCKSLDLSDSWRNASKKPMRPAGSYSPGIGFSEPVSLKQALRGMCISQAAEMASLKRLSMQPASPRMSESGKVSNFSRPAGGGACRTAISRVPGDGTSCSSEGTHPCVQESVMELSAQSSIPSPSFGVKPIMKNAGGIATESSGDSSGMSRFSPKNLPTPKTKSPNRITNSVLPRNLPSPKTKSPNPSTNSSPRLPVAVVIQGTKLAPVHRNNTLPISEAEAELLCSNKEKQSLAPVLPQPSDQENAKKSDKKTSGSNKVASTSCEDSCTSLKVADKETPKPKRKPRHNAPPPSAVKSNKDLKSTRSASRAAKPIIINKNLVIKKSKKVVVSDEANSKTSSEVDNGSEQLICERCQCSLRDSCKDSVEDPSATSDANAASNTQNFNAKKPEVIPKTWENRGAPVIKGGNITLKSTEKGDISQSSKSSICDFSSSTTSLSEESNLSGSACSNRPHMSKDVRWEAINLIRKQYGFIGLSHFNLLKKLGSGDIGSVYLAELVGTNCLFAIKVMDNEFLVRRKKMPRAQTEREILRMLDHPFLPTLYSQFTSDNLSCLVMEFCPGGDLHVLRQKQPGRYFPEQAARFYVAEVLLALEYLHMLGIIYRDLKPENILVREDGHIMLSDFDLSLRCSVNPTLVKSSSLLIEPPRISGPCAGSNCIDPFCTGPSCKVSCFSPRLLPATARSRKLKAHAAAQARLLPQLVAEPTEARSNSFVGTHEYLAPEIIKGEGHGSAVDWWTFGVFLYELLYGKAPFKGAGNEETLANVILQNLKFPDTPIVSFHARDLIRGLLVKEPENRLGTETGAAEIKRHPFFDGLNWALIRCAIPPQIPEFCDLGDPQTLPQEKGKYYLDYSSTGERLEFELF; this is encoded by the exons ATGGGTTCTTTCAGTAGATCTTGTGAAATAGTTGAGGTAAAGGATGATCCAAATTTAGTTCGGCGACAGAACAGAGAACAAAAGCCACCCATCTTGAAAAAAGGGCCCAGCAAAGGTTTGGAAAATGATATAAACAAGCTTTTTGAAGCAGTGAATCTCAGAACATGTAAAAGTTTGGATCTTTCCGACTCATGGAGAAATGCCTCAAAGAAGCCAATGCGACCTGCTGGTTCTTATTCACCCGGAATTGGATTTTCAGAGCCTGTCTCTCTGAAACAGGCTCTACGGGGAATGTGCATTTCTCAGGCAGCAGAGATGGCTTCCTTGAAGCGATTATCGATGCAACCCGCATCGCCTAGGATGTCAGAATCTGGGAAAGTCTCTAATTTTTCACGGCCTGCCGGAGGTGGAGCATGCAGAACTGCAATTTCTCGAGTGCCAGGAGATGGAACCTCATGTTCTTCTGAAGGTACACATCCTTGTGTTCAAGAATCTGTGATGGAGTTGTCTGCTCAAAGTTCCATCCCATCTCCTAGTTTTGGTGTTAAACCAATCATGAAGAATGCTGGGGGTATTGCTACTGAATCCAGTGGAGATAGTTCAGGGATGTCCCGGTTCTCGCCTAAGAATCTGCCAACTCCTAAGACCAAATCCCCAAATCGTATTACAAATTCTGTCCTGCCCAGGAACCTGCCATCGCCTAAGACCAAGTCACCGAATCCAAGTACAAATTCTTCTCCACGTTTGCCTGTTGCTGTAGTCATCCAGGGAACGAAATTGGCTCCTGTGCATCGTAATAATACTTTACCCATTTCAGAAGCTGAAGCAGAATTGTTATGTTCAAACAAAGAAAAACAAAGTTTAGCTCCTGTCTTGCCTCAGCCCAGTGATCAAGAAAATGCGAAAAAATCTGATAAGAAAACATCTGGTTCAAATAAGGTGGCCAGTACCTCATGTGAGGACTCTTGCACTTCGTTGAAAGTAGCAGACAAAGAAACACCCAAGCCAAAACGGAAACCGAGACACAATGCACCTCCTCCTAGTGCAGTAAAAAGCAACAAGGATCTCAAGTCAACACGAAGTGCCTCTCGTGCTGCCAAGCCCATTATCATAAACAAGAATCTTGTTATAAAGAAATCAAAGAAAGTAGTTGTGTCAGATGAGGCTAATTCAAAAACATCTTCTGAAGTAGATAATGGTTCTGAGCAATTGATCTGTGAAAGGTGTCAGTGTTCTTTAAGGGACTCATGTAAGGATTCTGTTGAGGATCCTTCGGCAACTTCAGATGCTAATGCGGCTTCAAATACTCAGAACTTTAATGCAAAGAAGCCTGAAGTGATTCCCAAAACTTGGGAGAATAGAGGCGCACCTGTCATTAAGGGGGGTAACATTACCTTGAAATCCACCGAGAAAGGAGATATCTCCCAGAGCTCAAAGAGCAGTATTTGTGATTTTAGTAGTAGCACAACTAGCCTAAGTGAAGAGAGCAATCTAAGCGGATCAGCATGCAGCAATAGACCACACATGTCGAAGGATGTCAGATGGGAAGCAATCAACCTCATAAGGAAACAATATGGTTTCATAGGATTGAGTCACTTTAATCTGTTGAAAAAACTGGGTTCCGGAGACATTGGTTCGGTTTATCTTGCTGAACTTGTGGGGACAAACTGTCTTTTTGCGATAAAGGTGATGGATAATGAGTTCTTGGTCAGAAGAAAGAAGATGCCTCGGGCCCAAACGGAGCGAGAGATACTTAGGATGCTTGATCACCCATTTCTCCCTACACTTTATAGCCAGTTTACATCGGATAATTTATCATGTTTGGTTATGGAGTTCTGTCCTGGTGGAGACTTACATGTCCTACGACAGAAACAGCCTGGCCGGTACTTTCCTGAACAGGCAGCAag ATTCTATGTTGCCGAGGTTCTTCTAGCTCTAGAATATCTGCACATGCTCGGTATAATTTACCGGGATCTTAAACCTGAAAACATATTGGTTCGTGAAGATGGTCACATCATGCTGTCGGATTTCGACCTTTCTCTTAGATGTTCTGTCAACCCTACTCTCGTGAAATCATCGTCCTTGCTAATAGAGCCGCCCAGGATCTCTGGTCCATGTGCGGGATCCAACTGCATCGACCCTTTCTGTACGGGGCCATCATGTAAAGTATCTTGCTTTAGCCCTAGGCTTTTACCTGCCACGGCAAGATCAAGAAAGCTAAAAGCTCATGCTGCAGCACAGGCTAGACTTTTACCCCAGCTCGTGGCTGAACCAACCGAGGCAAGATCAAATTCCTTCGTTGGTACACACGAATACTTAGCTCCAGAGATCATCAAAGGTGAGGGTCATGGAAGTGCTGTTGATTGGTGGACATTTGGTGTTTTTCTCTATGAACTTCTATACGGGAAGGCACCTTTTAAAGGTGCAGGAAATGAAGAGACGTTAGCAAATGTGATACTGCAGAATCTCAAATTTCCGGATACTCCAATTGTTAGTTTCCATGCCAGGGATCTCATCCGGGGTCTGTTGGTGAAAGAACCCGAGAATCGTTTGGGTACGGAAACAGGAGCTGCTGAGATCAAACGGCATCCTTTCTTCGACGGCCTGAACTGGGCTCTGATACGCTGTGCCATTCCACCTCAAATCCCTGAGTTCTGTGATCTTGGAGATCCACAGACCCTTCCTCAGGAGAAGGGGAAATATTATCTTGATTATAGTTCCACTGGAGAACGTCTGGAGTTCGAGTTGTTCTAG